The Vespula vulgaris chromosome 2, iyVesVulg1.1, whole genome shotgun sequence genome has a segment encoding these proteins:
- the LOC127072573 gene encoding hsp90 co-chaperone Cdc37, protein MVDYSKWKDIEISDDEDDTHPNIDTPSLFRWRHQARLERMEERKREHEEHERKKAEHKQKLKDTKEKLARLESEQKDSADLTALKKVLQDLEEEEKQIKAREDEMNKKEKLTPWNVDTIGQDGFTKTVINTKPARSDDDSGFSDEEKEKRMKQFVKENEKKLKEFGMLRRYDDSKKFLLDNPQIVCENTANYLVIWCINLEMEEKHDLMEHVAHQCICMQYILELSKQLDVDPRACVSSFFSRIQIAEVEYKNSFDDELRAFKDRICKRAAEKVADALREAEEEERKARLGPGGLDPIEVFESLPKPLQKCFEAQDIPLLQQTIAAMPEEEARYHMKRCIDSGLWVPDAKAKEKEEQEQKENEETTGTPDPE, encoded by the exons ATGGTCGATTACAGCAAGTGGAAGGATATTGAA attTCAGACGACGAAGATGATACTCATCCTAACATTGATACACCATCCTTGTTTAGATGGCGTCATCAAGCAAGATTGGAacgaatggaagaaagaaaacgggaACATGAGGAacatgaaaggaaaaaggcaGA ACATAAGCAAAAACTTaaagatacaaaagaaaagcTTGCGAGGTTAGAGAGCGAGCAAAAGGATTCCGCCGATTTAACCGCGTTAAAAAAAGTTTTGCAAGAccttgaagaagaagagaaacaaattaaaGCGAGAGAAgatgaaatgaataaaaaggaaaagttgaCACCATGGAACGTAGATACGATTGGTCAAGATGGGTTTACAAAAACTGTAATAAACACAAAACCAGCACGAAGTGACGACGATTCTGGTTTCTCagatgaagagaaggagaaaagaatgaagcaattcgtaaaagaaaatgaaaaaaagttaaaagaatTCGGTATGCTTAGAAGATACGACGATagtaagaaatttttgttGGATAATCCGCAAATAGTTTGTGAGAATACGGCaaattatttagttatttgGTGTATTAATCTAGAAATGGAAGAA aAACACGACTTAATGGAACACGTGGCTCATCAATGCATATGCATGCAATATATATTGGAATTATCGAAACAACTAGATGTTGACCCTAGAGCTTGCGTTAGTTCCTTTTTCAGCCGTATACAAATTGCAGAAGTAGAAtacaaaaattctttcgacGACGAACTTAGAGCATTTAAGGATAGAATATGCAAACGTGCTGCCGAGAAAGTTGCAGATGCACTTAgggaagcagaagaagaagaaagaaaagcaaggcTTGGGCCCGGTGGTCTTGATCCGATTGAAGTTTTTGAAAGTCTTCCAAAG ccCTTACAAAAATGTTTCGAAGCACAAGACATACCGTTACTGCAACAAACAATAGCTGCCATGCCAGAAGAAGAAGCCAGATATCATATGAAACGTTGTATCGATAGTGGTCTTTGGGTACCAGATGCTAaagctaaagaaaaagaagaacaagaacagaaagaaaatgaagaaaccaCGGGTACACCCGATCCAGAATAA